One Mangrovimonas cancribranchiae DNA segment encodes these proteins:
- a CDS encoding UvrD-helicase domain-containing protein has product MPQQDTFTIYNASAGSGKTYTLVKNYLQIILASNNLLKFRTLLALTFTNKAVNEMKSRIIETLKLFSEESILTANHPMFNDLAQELSISPKDLHQKSATLLQTMVHNYAAFDISTIDKFNHRLIRTFAHDLKLPVNFEVELDTTYLLSKAVDLLIEEAGTNKKLTKVLVDFAIEKADDDRSWNIAYDFNQIAKLLINENDIPYINQLKGKTVTDFANLKTALLKTQKEKSDHIIKQAKDALELIEAASLEHNDFSRGSLPKYFTKLVNANFKDEFTAAWQKDLVENNTLYPKRVSDNIAQIINDIQPQLAAFFETTKTAIAEYNFLKNCIKNITPLSVIHAISETLDTIKKEDDLLLISEFNTLIHNEIKQQPAPFIYERLGEKFKHYFIDEFQDTSILQWTNLTPLISHALSNENLKGETGTAMLVGDAKQAIYRWRGGRAEQFIDLYTKHTNPFHIDAKEKSLEYNFRSAKTIVEFNNALFKHLSSFVFSNPNHAAIYQASEQKISIEKTGYVELSFLDVKEQDKDELHCEKTLQIIQQTLKEGFALGDICIITRKGKEGVAIAEYLNNQGLNVVSSESLLLSNAPEVQFLVNMFQLSLQPKNNETKFALLTFIAEHILNINDKHNFYAQYISLNPVDAFNRLCENQITFDFNDVSSLPIYEATESIIRAFNLCEKPNAYIQFFLDEILDYSHKHDASISGFLELWDRKKDKLSIAAPQQSNAIQIMTIHKSKGLEFPVVIFPYANQDIYFDKSKIWFPLNPDEFHGVPYVYINKNKELETYGKIGEQLYINSQSELELDAVNLLYVVLTRAVEQLYVISELDLDRKNQEKLKKYSGLLINYLKANQLWDNNKTEYHFGSSKRTLQPKTKQATKTLNRFISTPREQHRLKIVTNSGYLWNTNQEVAIERGNLVHNIMANIKTHDDINSVFKDYIIQGKITPTQEQNLKAMVLQISNHPQLTTYFNNQQVVYNEKDIITKEGTILRPDRIVIDKNQKVTILDYKTGQEEEKHQIQIERYHDALKDMGYKVTKKILIYINKEITVKEL; this is encoded by the coding sequence ATGCCACAACAAGATACGTTTACCATTTATAATGCTTCGGCCGGAAGCGGAAAAACCTATACGCTAGTAAAAAACTATTTGCAAATTATTCTCGCTTCAAATAATCTTTTAAAATTTAGAACACTTCTCGCGTTAACCTTTACCAATAAAGCCGTTAACGAAATGAAATCGCGTATTATAGAAACGCTAAAGCTTTTTTCTGAAGAAAGCATTCTAACGGCAAATCACCCTATGTTTAATGATCTAGCACAGGAACTTAGCATCTCTCCTAAAGACCTCCATCAAAAATCTGCAACACTGCTGCAAACTATGGTACATAATTATGCGGCTTTTGATATTTCTACTATAGATAAATTTAATCATAGACTAATAAGAACCTTTGCTCATGACTTAAAACTACCTGTTAACTTTGAAGTAGAACTAGATACAACTTATCTATTAAGTAAAGCCGTTGATTTACTTATAGAAGAAGCTGGCACCAATAAAAAACTAACCAAAGTGTTGGTTGACTTTGCTATTGAAAAAGCCGATGACGACAGAAGCTGGAATATTGCTTACGATTTTAACCAAATAGCAAAACTTTTAATTAACGAAAACGACATTCCTTATATAAACCAACTTAAAGGAAAAACTGTTACAGATTTTGCCAATCTTAAAACAGCCTTACTTAAAACTCAAAAAGAAAAAAGCGATCACATTATAAAACAAGCTAAAGACGCTTTAGAACTTATTGAAGCTGCCAGTTTAGAACATAACGATTTTAGCCGCGGCTCGCTCCCAAAGTATTTTACAAAACTTGTTAATGCTAATTTTAAAGATGAGTTCACTGCTGCTTGGCAAAAAGATTTAGTTGAAAACAATACGCTTTACCCAAAACGAGTTTCCGATAATATTGCCCAAATTATTAATGACATACAACCACAATTAGCGGCTTTTTTTGAAACAACAAAAACAGCTATTGCCGAGTATAATTTTCTTAAAAACTGTATAAAAAATATAACGCCACTATCAGTAATACATGCCATTAGTGAAACCTTAGACACTATTAAAAAAGAGGACGACTTACTATTGATTTCAGAATTCAACACCCTTATACACAACGAAATCAAACAGCAACCAGCACCTTTTATTTACGAACGTCTTGGCGAAAAGTTTAAACATTATTTTATCGATGAATTTCAAGACACCTCTATATTACAATGGACTAATTTAACGCCTTTAATAAGCCATGCTTTGTCTAACGAAAATTTAAAAGGCGAAACAGGAACAGCCATGTTAGTTGGCGATGCAAAACAAGCTATTTACCGCTGGCGTGGCGGACGCGCAGAGCAATTTATAGATTTATATACAAAACACACAAACCCTTTTCATATTGATGCTAAAGAGAAATCTTTAGAGTATAACTTTAGAAGCGCCAAAACCATTGTAGAGTTCAACAATGCGCTATTTAAGCACCTGTCTAGTTTTGTGTTTTCAAATCCTAACCATGCAGCCATATATCAAGCCAGCGAACAAAAAATATCGATAGAAAAAACAGGGTATGTAGAGCTTTCTTTTTTAGATGTTAAAGAACAAGACAAAGATGAATTACATTGTGAAAAAACACTACAAATAATACAACAAACGCTTAAAGAAGGTTTTGCACTTGGCGATATTTGTATTATTACCAGAAAAGGGAAAGAAGGGGTCGCTATTGCTGAGTATTTAAATAATCAAGGTTTAAATGTTGTCTCATCGGAATCATTATTACTCAGTAATGCACCAGAGGTTCAATTTCTTGTGAATATGTTTCAACTTAGTTTGCAACCCAAAAACAACGAGACAAAATTTGCACTATTAACATTTATAGCAGAACATATTTTAAATATTAACGATAAGCATAATTTTTATGCCCAATACATAAGTTTAAACCCTGTAGATGCATTTAACCGATTATGTGAAAATCAAATAACTTTTGATTTTAATGATGTTTCCAGTCTTCCTATTTACGAAGCTACCGAAAGTATTATACGCGCATTTAACTTATGCGAAAAACCTAATGCTTACATCCAGTTTTTTCTAGATGAAATTTTAGATTACTCCCATAAACACGATGCAAGTATTTCTGGGTTTTTAGAGCTTTGGGACAGAAAAAAAGACAAGCTCAGTATTGCTGCGCCGCAACAAAGCAATGCCATCCAGATTATGACTATTCATAAATCAAAAGGGTTAGAATTTCCTGTGGTTATTTTTCCTTATGCCAATCAAGACATTTATTTCGATAAATCGAAGATTTGGTTTCCCTTAAATCCAGATGAATTTCATGGAGTACCATATGTGTATATTAATAAAAATAAAGAGCTTGAAACCTACGGAAAAATAGGTGAACAATTATATATAAACTCGCAATCCGAACTCGAACTAGATGCTGTAAACTTACTTTATGTCGTTTTAACACGCGCCGTTGAACAGTTATATGTTATCTCTGAATTGGATTTAGATAGAAAAAATCAAGAGAAGCTTAAAAAATATTCTGGGTTACTAATTAACTACCTTAAAGCCAACCAGCTTTGGGACAACAATAAAACAGAATACCACTTTGGCAGCTCCAAAAGAACGCTTCAACCTAAAACAAAACAAGCTACCAAAACATTAAACAGGTTTATATCAACACCTAGAGAACAACACCGCTTAAAAATTGTAACAAACTCTGGATATTTGTGGAACACCAATCAAGAAGTGGCGATTGAAAGAGGAAATTTAGTCCATAATATTATGGCCAACATTAAAACCCACGACGATATAAATTCTGTTTTTAAAGATTATATAATACAAGGAAAAATAACTCCAACACAAGAACAGAACTTAAAAGCCATGGTGTTACAAATTAGTAATCATCCACAGTTAACAACTTATTTTAACAACCAACAAGTCGTCTATAACGAAAAAGATATTATAACTAAAGAAGGAACTATTTTAAGACCCGACAGAATAGTTATTGATAAAAATCAAAAAGTCACCATTTTAGATTATAAAACAGGCCAAGAAGAAGAGAAACACCAAATACAAATAGAACGTTATCATGATGCCCTTAAAGACATGGGATATAAAGTAACCAAAAAAATACTCATTTACATTAATAAAGAAATTACGGTAAAAGAATTATAA
- a CDS encoding superoxide dismutase, which yields MAFELPKLKYAYDALEPHIDARTMEIHHTKHHNGYTTKLNAAIEGTDLEGKTIEDILTNLDMDNAAVRNNGGGFYNHSLFWEVMNPEGKGRLSGELKDAIEDAFGSVEAFKDAFSKAAATQFGSGWAWLCVHKGGKVEVCSTPNQDNPLMPGVTCQGTPILGLDVWEHAYYLNYQNRRPDYIEAFFNVINWNEVERRYAEAK from the coding sequence ATGGCTTTTGAATTACCAAAATTAAAATACGCATACGATGCATTAGAACCACATATTGATGCACGTACTATGGAAATACATCATACAAAACATCATAACGGTTATACCACTAAGTTAAATGCTGCTATTGAGGGTACAGACCTAGAAGGAAAAACAATAGAAGATATCCTTACAAATTTAGATATGGATAATGCTGCTGTTAGAAATAATGGTGGTGGATTTTACAACCACTCGTTATTTTGGGAAGTGATGAATCCAGAAGGAAAAGGACGCCTATCAGGTGAATTAAAAGACGCTATAGAAGATGCTTTTGGATCTGTAGAGGCGTTTAAAGATGCTTTTAGTAAAGCTGCGGCAACACAATTTGGTTCTGGATGGGCCTGGTTGTGTGTACACAAAGGAGGGAAAGTTGAAGTATGTTCAACACCTAACCAAGACAATCCATTAATGCCAGGTGTAACTTGCCAAGGAACACCTATTTTAGGATTAGATGTTTGGGAGCATGCTTATTACTTAAACTATCAAAATAGACGACCAGATTACATTGAAGCGTTTTTTAACGTAATTAACTGGAACGAAGTAGAACGTCGTTATGCCGAAGCTAAATAA